The following are encoded in a window of Dama dama isolate Ldn47 chromosome 17, ASM3311817v1, whole genome shotgun sequence genomic DNA:
- the LOC133071908 gene encoding cytochrome c oxidase subunit 7C, mitochondrial-like encodes MLGQSIRRFTTSVVCQSHYEEVPGKNIPFSVENKWRLLAMMTLFFGSGFAARFFIVRHQLLKK; translated from the coding sequence ATGTTGGGACAGAGCATCCGGAGGTTCACAACCTCTGTGGTTTGTCAGAGCCACTACGAGGaggttccagggaagaatataccATTTTCAGTGGAAAACAAGTGGAGATTACTAGCTATGATGACTTTGTTCTTTGGGTCTGGATTTGCTGCACGTTTCTTTATAGTAAGACACCAACTGCTTAAAAAGTAA